In Elstera cyanobacteriorum, the genomic stretch CCCTTGCGCCCGGGCAGCGCTAAAAGCCGCCTCGCGGCGGCGCTGGGGAGTGTCGAGAAAAAGCTCTAGCTGCCTTAAGCCGCGTGGCTATTGGCCGAATGGGCGGTCAGGATCAGGTAGAGGGCATCGGCGGTTTCGGCACCGCGCAGCTTTTCGCAGGTACCCTTATCGCGCAGCAGGCGGGACACGCGGGCGAGCGCCTTCAGATGGTCGGCCCCCGCAGCTTCCGGCGCGAGCAGCAGGAAAATCAAATCGACCGGCTGTTCGTCGATGGCTTCGAAATCCACGGGCTTATCGAGCTTAGCGAACAGGCCGCGCAGGCGCGGCAGGCTAGGCAGCTTGCCGTGCGGGATGGCGATCCCGGCGCCGACACCAGTGGTTCCCAAGCGTTCGCGTTCCAGCAGCACTTCGAAAATTTCGCGTTCCCCGGCGCCGTCCGGCCCCATCAGATCGGCGGCGCGCTTGGCCAGTTCTTGCAGGGCCTGCTTTTTGGTTCCTGCCCGCAGATTGACGACTACCGCGTCCGGGGAGATGAGGTCTGCAATATCCATCGGTTCCTGCTCTGACACGTTTTAGCGCCGCCGTCCGCCCGCACAAAAACAGCGGAAGGGTGCCTTTTCAGCACCCTTCCGCCGAAGATCAGCGGGGCCGTGCCGACCGCCGGTTAAGACGATCATTGCGCGGCGGACAGTTCGCCCTTTGGTTCGCCCCGCACGGTCTGACTAT encodes the following:
- the ptsN gene encoding PTS IIA-like nitrogen regulatory protein PtsN, translating into MDIADLISPDAVVVNLRAGTKKQALQELAKRAADLMGPDGAGEREIFEVLLERERLGTTGVGAGIAIPHGKLPSLPRLRGLFAKLDKPVDFEAIDEQPVDLIFLLLAPEAAGADHLKALARVSRLLRDKGTCEKLRGAETADALYLILTAHSANSHAA